The Fusobacterium necrophorum subsp. necrophorum genome has a window encoding:
- the pflA gene encoding pyruvate formate-lyase-activating protein, whose amino-acid sequence MKAYINSFESFGTKDGPGIRFVLFLQGCPLRCRYCHNVDTWNLQHPNYIYTAEEILQEVNRVRAFLTGGVTVSGGEPLLQADFVKEFFQLCHKNGIHTALDTSGYIFTEKSKEVLEETDLVLLDIKHIDPEKYYDLTSVELFPSLQFLEYLHKIQKDTWVRYVLVPGYTDDIEDLKKWAAYVSQYSNIKRVDILPFHQMAIYKWEKERRDYSLKDVLPPTKEEIILAEELFRSYGLPVYSE is encoded by the coding sequence ATGAAAGCATATATCAATTCTTTTGAGAGTTTTGGTACGAAAGATGGGCCGGGAATTCGCTTTGTACTTTTTTTACAGGGCTGCCCTTTACGATGTCGTTATTGTCATAATGTGGATACTTGGAATTTACAACATCCGAATTATATATATACTGCGGAGGAAATTTTGCAAGAGGTAAATAGAGTACGAGCTTTTTTAACAGGAGGGGTGACCGTCTCCGGAGGAGAGCCCCTGCTACAGGCGGATTTTGTGAAAGAATTTTTTCAGCTCTGTCATAAAAATGGAATTCATACCGCTTTGGACACTTCCGGCTATATTTTTACGGAAAAATCAAAAGAGGTATTGGAAGAAACAGATTTGGTTTTACTGGATATAAAGCATATTGATCCTGAAAAGTATTATGATTTAACCTCTGTGGAATTATTTCCTAGCTTGCAATTTTTAGAGTATTTGCATAAAATTCAAAAAGACACTTGGGTACGTTATGTACTTGTTCCCGGATATACAGATGATATAGAGGATTTAAAAAAATGGGCTGCATATGTATCTCAATATTCTAATATAAAACGAGTTGATATTTTACCATTTCATCAGATGGCTATTTATAAATGGGAAAAAGAGAGAAGAGATTATAGCCTAAAAGATGTGCTTCCCCCAACAAAAGAAGAAATTATCTTGGCAGAGGAGCTATTTCGTTCCTATGGACTTCCCGTTTATTCAGAATAA
- a CDS encoding AbgT family transporter, producing the protein MEVKQKKNFMNKFLDFIEAGGNKLPHPVTLFFILCVIIVIVSGIAAKMGASVTYTALDRKTLEISEKTLEVKSLMSAEGIRYIFNSMVTNFTGFAPLGTVLVALIGIGVCEGSGLMSATLRKVVTSTPKKAITAVVVLAGVMSNIASDAGYVVLVPLGALIFLSFGRHPLAGLAAAFAGVSGGFSANLLLSTTDPLLSGLTTEAARLMRPDYFVNPASNYYFMFVSTFIITVLGTIITEKIVEPRLGKYEGDMVDTHEGDLTEIERKGLRYAAISVILYIVLMLVLMIPENAILREDGVLKSFTSHGLVPALMLFFLIPGLVYGIVTKKIASDKDVAKMMGKALGTMGGYLALVFVSAQFVAYFNFSHLGTYIAVEGAAGLKAIGFTGLPLILAFILVSAFINLFMGSASAKWAIMAPVFVPMLMQLGYSPEFTQVAYRIGDSSTNIISPLMSYFAMIVAFAQQYDKKAGMGTLISIMLPYSICFLIGWSLLLVVWFIFNLPIGPEAFIHLIG; encoded by the coding sequence ATGGAAGTTAAACAAAAGAAGAATTTTATGAACAAATTTCTAGATTTTATTGAAGCGGGAGGAAATAAATTACCACATCCGGTGACTCTATTCTTTATTTTGTGTGTCATTATTGTTATCGTATCAGGAATTGCAGCGAAAATGGGAGCTTCGGTAACTTATACTGCATTGGATAGAAAAACTTTGGAAATTTCAGAAAAAACATTGGAAGTGAAATCTCTGATGTCTGCAGAAGGAATTCGCTATATTTTTAACTCCATGGTGACTAATTTCACAGGCTTTGCTCCATTAGGAACTGTATTGGTTGCTTTGATTGGGATTGGAGTTTGTGAAGGTTCCGGTCTGATGTCGGCAACTCTACGAAAGGTAGTAACCTCAACGCCGAAAAAAGCAATTACCGCTGTCGTTGTCTTAGCGGGAGTTATGTCAAATATTGCTTCTGACGCCGGGTATGTAGTTTTAGTTCCTTTGGGAGCATTGATTTTTTTATCTTTCGGAAGACATCCATTGGCAGGATTGGCAGCAGCCTTTGCAGGAGTATCCGGAGGATTTTCCGCGAACTTACTATTATCTACAACGGATCCTTTGCTATCAGGATTGACAACGGAAGCTGCCAGATTGATGAGACCGGATTATTTTGTAAATCCTGCAAGTAACTATTATTTTATGTTTGTATCTACTTTTATCATCACGGTGTTAGGAACGATTATTACTGAAAAAATCGTAGAACCGCGATTGGGAAAATATGAGGGAGATATGGTAGACACTCATGAGGGAGATTTAACGGAAATAGAAAGAAAAGGATTACGATATGCAGCCATTTCCGTGATTCTTTATATAGTCCTTATGTTAGTATTGATGATACCTGAAAATGCTATCTTACGAGAAGATGGAGTGTTAAAATCCTTTACTTCACATGGATTGGTTCCTGCTTTGATGTTATTTTTCTTAATTCCGGGATTGGTTTATGGAATTGTGACTAAGAAAATTGCGAGTGATAAAGATGTTGCAAAAATGATGGGAAAAGCTTTAGGAACCATGGGAGGATATCTGGCTTTAGTGTTTGTTTCCGCACAATTTGTAGCTTATTTCAATTTTAGTCACTTGGGAACTTATATTGCAGTAGAGGGAGCTGCGGGATTGAAAGCAATTGGATTTACCGGATTACCTCTGATTTTAGCTTTTATTTTGGTTTCCGCTTTTATTAACTTATTTATGGGATCAGCTTCTGCAAAATGGGCAATTATGGCTCCGGTATTTGTCCCTATGTTGATGCAATTAGGATATAGTCCAGAATTTACTCAAGTGGCATATCGAATTGGAGATTCCAGTACAAATATTATTTCTCCTTTGATGAGTTATTTTGCAATGATTGTCGCATTTGCACAACAATATGATAAAAAAGCCGGTATGGGAACTTTAATTTCCATTATGCTGCCATATTCTATTTGTTTCTTGATTGGATGGAGTTTGTTGTTAGTGGTTTGGTTTATTTTCAACCTACCAATCGGACCGGAAGCCTTCATTCATTTGATAGGATAA
- the pflB gene encoding formate C-acetyltransferase: MQNAWRHFKEGNWAQTIDVTDFIKKNYQEYLGDESFLEGPTENTKKLWEIVSVMLKEEREKGIYDVETKIPSRIDAYGPGYIKKELETIVGLQTDKPLKRAIFPNGGLRMIKNSLEAFGYRLDPGLEEFYSKNRKTHNSGVFSAYTSEIKLARHAGIITGLPDAYGRGRIIGDYRRVALYGLNYLLEKRREELEACNPTEMTEDVIRKREEMFDQIEALEALKRMGASYGFDLGKAASTAQEAIQWTYFGYLAATKDQNGAAMSIGKVSTFLDIYIQRDLEEGRITEEQAQEFMDHFVMKLRMIRFLRTPAYDALFSGDPVWVTESLGGMDSNGKSMVTKNSYRMLHTLYNLGPAPEPNLTVLWSEHLPLAWKKYCAKVSIDTSSLQYENDDIMRPQFGDDYGIACCVSPMAIGKQMQFFGARVNLPKALLYAINGGKDENKKIQVTPEIFEKIQGDYLDYDEVWEKYDKILTWLANTYVKALNIIHYMHDKYSYEALEMALHDINIKRTEAFGIAGLSIVADSLAAIKYGKVRMIRDEEGDVVDYAIEKPYVPFGNNDDRTDELAVLVLKTFMNKIRSHKMYRDAIPTQSILTITSNVVYGKKTGNTPDGRRAGTPFAPGANPMHGRDTKGAVASLASVAKLPFEHANDGISYTFAITPSTLGKTMEEKRSNLVGLMDGYFKQAGQHLNVNVFGRELLEDAMEHPEKYPQLTIRVSGYAVNFVKLTREQQLDVINRTISDKL; the protein is encoded by the coding sequence ATGCAAAATGCATGGCGACATTTCAAAGAAGGGAATTGGGCACAAACGATTGATGTAACGGACTTTATCAAAAAAAACTATCAGGAATATTTGGGAGATGAAAGTTTTTTAGAAGGACCTACAGAAAATACAAAAAAACTATGGGAAATAGTATCTGTCATGTTGAAAGAAGAAAGAGAAAAAGGGATCTATGATGTCGAAACAAAAATTCCATCCAGAATTGATGCCTATGGACCGGGATACATAAAAAAAGAACTCGAAACGATTGTAGGTTTGCAAACGGATAAACCACTAAAAAGAGCTATTTTTCCAAATGGTGGATTACGAATGATCAAGAATAGTTTAGAAGCTTTTGGTTACCGGTTGGATCCCGGTTTAGAAGAATTTTATTCTAAAAATAGAAAAACTCATAATTCCGGAGTTTTTTCGGCTTATACTTCTGAAATTAAATTGGCGAGACATGCCGGAATTATCACAGGTTTACCGGATGCCTATGGACGAGGAAGAATTATTGGGGACTATAGAAGAGTGGCTCTTTATGGGCTGAATTATCTTTTGGAAAAGAGAAGAGAAGAATTGGAAGCATGCAATCCGACCGAAATGACAGAAGATGTGATTCGAAAAAGGGAAGAGATGTTTGATCAGATAGAAGCTTTGGAAGCCCTAAAAAGAATGGGAGCTTCTTATGGATTTGACCTGGGAAAGGCGGCTTCTACGGCTCAAGAAGCAATTCAATGGACTTATTTTGGATACTTGGCAGCGACTAAGGATCAAAATGGAGCGGCGATGAGCATCGGAAAAGTTTCTACTTTTTTAGATATTTACATTCAAAGAGATTTGGAAGAAGGAAGAATTACGGAAGAACAGGCTCAAGAATTTATGGATCATTTTGTCATGAAATTGAGAATGATTCGTTTTCTAAGAACCCCTGCCTATGATGCTCTATTTTCAGGAGATCCGGTGTGGGTAACGGAGTCCTTGGGAGGAATGGACAGCAATGGAAAGTCGATGGTTACCAAGAACAGTTATCGTATGTTGCATACCTTATATAATTTGGGACCTGCTCCTGAACCAAATTTGACTGTGCTTTGGAGCGAACATCTTCCTTTGGCTTGGAAAAAATATTGTGCAAAGGTTTCGATTGACACTTCTTCGTTACAGTATGAAAACGATGACATTATGAGGCCTCAGTTCGGAGATGACTATGGAATTGCCTGTTGTGTATCTCCTATGGCGATTGGAAAACAGATGCAATTTTTCGGAGCTAGAGTAAACTTACCGAAAGCTTTATTATATGCGATCAATGGAGGAAAAGACGAAAATAAAAAAATTCAAGTGACTCCGGAAATTTTTGAAAAAATTCAAGGAGATTATTTAGATTATGATGAGGTATGGGAAAAGTATGATAAGATTTTGACATGGTTGGCAAATACCTATGTGAAGGCTTTGAATATTATCCATTATATGCACGATAAATACTCCTATGAGGCATTGGAAATGGCTTTACATGATATAAACATTAAAAGAACGGAAGCATTTGGAATTGCAGGATTATCCATTGTTGCAGATTCTCTAGCTGCGATTAAATATGGAAAAGTTCGAATGATTCGGGATGAAGAGGGAGATGTTGTGGATTATGCCATTGAAAAGCCTTATGTTCCCTTTGGAAATAATGATGACAGAACCGATGAATTGGCTGTTTTGGTTCTAAAAACATTTATGAACAAGATTCGAAGTCATAAGATGTATCGAGATGCCATTCCGACGCAATCCATTCTAACCATTACTTCCAATGTCGTGTATGGAAAGAAAACCGGAAATACTCCGGACGGAAGAAGAGCGGGAACACCGTTTGCTCCGGGAGCAAATCCTATGCATGGAAGAGATACCAAAGGAGCGGTAGCATCTTTGGCTTCCGTTGCCAAGTTACCGTTTGAACATGCGAATGACGGAATTTCTTATACTTTTGCCATTACTCCAAGTACGTTAGGAAAAACAATGGAAGAAAAGAGAAGCAATCTGGTAGGCTTGATGGATGGATATTTTAAACAGGCGGGACAACACTTGAACGTGAATGTATTTGGAAGAGAATTACTCGAAGATGCTATGGAACATCCGGAAAAATATCCACAATTGACTATTCGAGTTTCCGGTTATGCTGTTAATTTTGTGAAGTTGACCCGAGAACAGCAATTGGATGTTATCAATAGAACGATCAGCGATAAATTATAA
- a CDS encoding alanyl-tRNA editing protein: MIYIEKCEQKEKHLYRVSIQENPFYPDGKGGQLGDRGKIGTAKILQVFEKELWLDSPLEEKKEYDYVIDSERQQEIAQQHTAQHIFSSLVHRYFSWNTVGFRMAEDYSTVDLDHLDIPFEQIRFLEQEVNNTIEQSLSLRIFSLSSEKAHQLSLRKAISSKIQGEVRFVEVPGVDLCACGGFHVKNTLEIRAFKIIHRENIRGKFTRFYFLAGKRALQDYFQKHQITKSLSHRYSCQISEILEMQEKENKEKEALQREYHYITQKYASLLSKKLEEEAIFIQGKPCIIFACNSNLQKALARLLSLETYTCILGEEDTWTLYSPHWNCKILIQALTTSFEGIKGGGNERKGNLKGRIEKNAFLSFLENYREEKSS; encoded by the coding sequence ATGATATATATAGAAAAATGTGAACAAAAAGAAAAACATCTCTATAGAGTGAGCATACAGGAAAATCCTTTTTATCCGGACGGAAAAGGAGGACAACTGGGAGATCGTGGCAAGATTGGAACGGCAAAAATTCTTCAAGTATTTGAAAAGGAATTATGGCTGGATTCTCCCCTAGAAGAGAAGAAAGAATATGACTATGTCATCGATAGTGAGCGTCAACAAGAAATTGCTCAACAACACACCGCACAACATATCTTTTCTTCTCTAGTCCATCGATATTTTTCTTGGAATACCGTTGGATTTCGTATGGCAGAAGATTACAGTACGGTGGACTTGGATCACTTAGATATTCCTTTCGAGCAGATCCGTTTTTTGGAACAAGAAGTAAATAATACCATAGAGCAGTCTCTTTCTTTGCGTATTTTTTCTCTTTCTTCCGAAAAAGCACACCAACTTTCCTTGAGGAAAGCTATCTCCTCCAAAATTCAGGGAGAGGTTCGTTTTGTAGAAGTTCCGGGTGTTGATCTTTGTGCTTGCGGAGGATTTCATGTCAAAAATACTTTAGAAATTCGAGCTTTTAAAATTATTCATCGGGAAAACATTAGGGGAAAATTTACCCGATTTTATTTTTTAGCAGGAAAAAGAGCCCTGCAGGACTATTTTCAAAAACATCAAATTACAAAATCTCTATCTCATAGATACTCTTGTCAAATTTCAGAAATTTTAGAAATGCAAGAAAAAGAGAACAAAGAAAAAGAAGCTCTACAGAGAGAATATCATTATATTACCCAAAAGTATGCTTCCCTCTTATCCAAAAAATTGGAGGAAGAAGCTATTTTCATTCAAGGAAAACCCTGCATTATTTTTGCATGCAACTCCAATCTGCAAAAAGCACTTGCTCGTCTGCTTTCCCTAGAAACCTATACTTGCATTTTGGGAGAAGAAGATACATGGACTCTCTATTCTCCTCATTGGAATTGTAAAATTCTAATCCAAGCTCTTACAACATCATTTGAAGGAATTAAGGGAGGGGGAAATGAAAGAAAAGGGAATCTGAAGGGAAGAATAGAAAAAAACGCCTTCCTTTCCTTCTTGGAAAATTATAGGGAAGAAAAAAGCAGCTAG
- a CDS encoding YitT family protein produces MKKKHLLLIRDYGYISFACILMGFAINYFYISNKLAEGGVAGITLILHYLSDISASYLYLIINLPLLVISWKFLGKDFSLKTIYGTFVLSFFIEFFSYLRTPIPDFLLASLFGGALVGISLGIIFISGGSSGGTDIIAKLIHHYFGISIGKTLLILDFIILSFVAFLFGKLIFMYTLIAVTVSSKMIDLIQEGIDEAKGIFIITSKPKEMKTAIIEQIGRGVTFLHGEGGFSGENLKILYCVVGKYQLLSLKKIVKDLDSQAFVTVTNVHEVLGNGFKKLQEEEKKAD; encoded by the coding sequence ATGAAAAAAAAGCACTTACTTCTTATTCGAGATTATGGTTATATTTCTTTTGCCTGTATCTTAATGGGCTTTGCCATTAATTATTTCTATATTAGCAACAAATTGGCAGAGGGTGGAGTTGCCGGAATTACTCTGATTCTTCATTATTTAAGTGATATTTCTGCGAGCTATCTATACTTAATCATTAATCTTCCTTTATTGGTAATTTCTTGGAAATTTTTAGGAAAAGATTTTAGTCTAAAAACTATTTATGGAACCTTTGTTCTCAGTTTTTTTATTGAATTTTTCTCCTATCTGAGAACTCCCATTCCCGATTTTTTATTGGCCTCTTTGTTTGGAGGAGCTTTAGTCGGAATCAGTTTAGGAATTATTTTTATATCGGGCGGTTCAAGCGGAGGAACAGATATTATCGCCAAATTAATTCATCATTATTTCGGAATTTCTATTGGAAAAACTTTACTTATTTTAGATTTTATTATCCTGTCCTTTGTGGCTTTCCTTTTTGGAAAATTGATTTTCATGTATACCTTAATTGCAGTGACTGTCAGTTCAAAAATGATAGATTTGATTCAAGAAGGAATTGATGAGGCAAAGGGAATTTTTATCATTACTTCCAAACCAAAAGAAATGAAAACTGCCATCATAGAACAAATCGGTCGAGGTGTTACCTTTCTTCATGGAGAAGGAGGATTTTCGGGAGAAAATTTAAAAATTCTTTATTGCGTTGTGGGAAAATATCAATTACTTTCTCTGAAGAAAATTGTCAAAGATTTGGACTCCCAAGCTTTTGTTACGGTTACAAACGTACATGAAGTTTTAGGAAACGGTTTCAAAAAATTACAGGAGGAAGAAAAAAAAGCTGACTGA
- a CDS encoding 3'-5' exonuclease, which produces MKILYFDTETTGLTYRSTIIQLAAIIEIDGEVKETVNLYSAPFPDSDISEEALAVTKLTREEIFRFDSPQLTCEMFTQILGKYVDKYNKNDKFTVVGHNVKFDLDMLRNWAYRCNEKFIASYIDFKNEFDTLAFTKCLKILGRLPQTENNKLETLCEAFQIPLENAHNALADAIAARNLYYYLQNK; this is translated from the coding sequence ATGAAAATACTTTATTTCGATACAGAAACAACCGGACTAACTTATCGTTCCACTATTATTCAACTGGCAGCAATCATAGAAATTGATGGGGAAGTAAAAGAAACTGTCAATTTATATTCTGCCCCTTTTCCCGATAGTGATATTTCGGAAGAAGCCTTAGCTGTTACCAAATTAACTCGGGAAGAAATTTTCCGTTTTGATTCTCCACAGCTAACTTGTGAAATGTTCACTCAAATTTTAGGGAAATACGTTGATAAATACAATAAAAATGATAAATTTACAGTGGTCGGGCATAATGTAAAATTTGATTTAGACATGCTACGAAACTGGGCTTATCGTTGCAATGAAAAATTCATTGCTTCCTATATAGATTTCAAAAATGAATTTGATACCTTAGCTTTTACAAAATGTTTAAAAATTTTGGGAAGACTTCCACAGACGGAAAACAATAAATTGGAAACATTATGTGAAGCCTTTCAAATTCCTTTGGAAAATGCTCACAATGCCTTAGCAGATGCGATTGCTGCGAGAAATCTATACTATTATCTTCAAAATAAATAA
- a CDS encoding GNAT family N-acetyltransferase, translated as MNKIVLIEEEKKGSFEIRDNGIVLAELNFNKVDPEKIDAYHTFVDSSLRGQGIAEKLYAELLKYAKENAYKIIPTCSYVEKRIQKDSDMIAK; from the coding sequence ATGAATAAAATTGTACTGATTGAAGAAGAAAAAAAGGGAAGTTTTGAAATTAGAGACAATGGTATCGTATTAGCGGAATTAAATTTTAATAAGGTGGATCCTGAGAAAATTGATGCCTATCATACTTTTGTCGATTCCAGTTTACGAGGGCAAGGAATCGCTGAAAAATTATATGCGGAACTTTTGAAGTATGCAAAAGAAAATGCTTACAAAATCATTCCAACTTGCTCTTATGTTGAGAAAAGAATTCAGAAGGATTCCGATATGATTGCAAAATAA
- a CDS encoding copper homeostasis protein CutC → MIKEACVGSFQEAVLAEKNGADRIELCDNLLEGGTTPSYGCMKMAVQYLNIPIFVMIRPRGGDFCYTKEEIESMKEDILVAKSLGVQGIVLGVLTKDKKLDLSSLQYLIEAAKPMKITFHKAIDEMENPLEAIPKLIELGCNRILTSGKQERALEGVPLLNKMIEKANGKIIIVAAGKVTSENIKECSEKIHTDEFHGKKIVTLL, encoded by the coding sequence ATGATTAAAGAAGCCTGTGTAGGCTCTTTTCAAGAAGCTGTTTTGGCGGAAAAAAACGGAGCGGATCGTATTGAACTCTGTGATAATCTTTTGGAAGGGGGAACAACTCCCTCTTACGGTTGTATGAAAATGGCGGTACAATATCTCAACATTCCTATCTTTGTCATGATTCGCCCTAGAGGAGGAGATTTTTGTTATACAAAAGAGGAAATAGAAAGTATGAAGGAAGATATTCTCGTAGCAAAAAGTCTGGGGGTACAGGGAATTGTTTTGGGAGTTCTTACCAAAGACAAAAAATTGGATCTTTCTTCTTTGCAATACCTGATAGAAGCTGCAAAACCGATGAAAATAACTTTTCATAAAGCCATTGATGAAATGGAAAATCCTTTGGAGGCTATTCCTAAGCTGATAGAATTGGGATGTAACAGGATTTTGACTTCAGGAAAACAAGAAAGAGCTTTAGAAGGAGTTCCCCTTCTCAATAAAATGATTGAAAAAGCAAACGGAAAGATTATCATCGTGGCAGCAGGAAAGGTAACTTCTGAAAATATCAAAGAATGTTCTGAAAAAATTCATACAGATGAGTTTCATGGAAAAAAAATTGTAACTTTATTATAG
- a CDS encoding PHP domain-containing protein: MISSIKLAPFFRDFIQQSEYENNGFFQDMHIHTPASDGFIKIEFLKQFLEDKKYLIAITDHNAIAGNLSLFQSGISVIPGLELGCQDGFELLVYFKTHDALVEFYEREVRPYQNVFRMAKTNRHIFEYLEILKEYSCHLSIPHIAGYMQKNFLENKTYIYELISMVDSLEIHNHSLSEAKNKKASYLQEKYQKFATFGSDAHSVTDLKRFYDICNQRETQFSKVVSSLWKAGSLAGIGEKHLMHFVMSYKNIIS, translated from the coding sequence TTGATTTCAAGTATAAAATTAGCCCCATTTTTTCGAGATTTTATTCAACAATCAGAGTACGAAAACAACGGATTTTTTCAAGATATGCATATTCATACTCCGGCCTCCGACGGATTTATCAAAATAGAGTTTTTAAAGCAATTCTTAGAGGATAAAAAATATCTGATTGCCATCACCGATCACAATGCTATCGCAGGAAATCTTTCTCTGTTCCAATCCGGAATTTCTGTAATTCCCGGTTTAGAACTCGGTTGCCAAGACGGCTTTGAGCTTCTGGTATATTTTAAAACCCATGATGCCTTGGTTGAATTCTATGAAAGAGAAGTAAGACCCTATCAGAATGTGTTTAGAATGGCAAAAACAAATCGACATATCTTTGAATACTTGGAAATTTTGAAAGAATATTCCTGCCATTTATCCATTCCACATATTGCAGGATATATGCAGAAAAATTTCTTGGAAAATAAAACTTATATCTATGAACTGATTTCCATGGTGGATTCTTTGGAAATTCATAATCACAGCCTATCTGAGGCAAAAAATAAAAAAGCCTCGTATTTACAAGAAAAATATCAAAAATTTGCTACCTTTGGAAGTGACGCTCACAGTGTTACAGATCTGAAGCGTTTTTATGACATTTGCAATCAACGGGAAACTCAATTTTCCAAAGTTGTATCTTCTCTTTGGAAGGCCGGTAGCCTTGCCGGAATCGGAGAAAAACATCTAATGCATTTTGTCATGAGCTATAAAAACATCATATCATAA